The following coding sequences lie in one Qingrenia yutianensis genomic window:
- a CDS encoding stalk domain-containing protein, whose product MKKILAVLISAMMLVNIGFTAFADGGEVPSDTASSKSETAKEETSKEETKKEDTSKDETKDDTKTEDTTSSKDETDAKSDGEKADTDKKSDGTTESTDKDTSKSDKDTETKENVKETDKNTEKDTEKVTEKDTNSDSEDLSEIIKDALKGVKTDIKTYLKDVKALFKTKAETERKKFLKAIAEIKKALGDISIDTVINGDFVDFDKYDGIKPFTKNGRTLAPIRAVSETFGASVEWNENDQSVTITKGGTVIKMTVGSVEAEVNGEKITLDTAPEFSSERTVVPVRFIAESFGLNVDWDEESGTVIIE is encoded by the coding sequence ATGAAAAAAATACTGGCAGTTTTAATCTCGGCAATGATGCTTGTAAACATCGGCTTTACGGCGTTTGCTGACGGCGGCGAGGTACCGTCCGATACAGCGTCAAGCAAGAGCGAAACAGCGAAAGAGGAAACATCAAAAGAAGAAACAAAAAAAGAAGATACCTCGAAAGACGAAACAAAAGACGACACAAAAACAGAGGATACAACATCATCAAAAGATGAAACAGACGCAAAATCGGACGGCGAAAAAGCCGATACCGACAAAAAGTCCGACGGAACAACCGAAAGCACCGATAAAGACACATCGAAATCGGACAAGGACACAGAAACAAAAGAAAATGTGAAAGAAACTGATAAAAACACCGAAAAAGACACGGAAAAGGTAACCGAAAAAGATACAAATTCGGACAGCGAAGATTTGTCGGAGATTATCAAAGACGCTTTAAAAGGCGTAAAAACCGACATCAAAACATATTTAAAAGACGTAAAAGCGCTCTTTAAAACAAAAGCCGAAACAGAACGCAAGAAATTTTTGAAAGCCATTGCGGAAATTAAAAAAGCGCTCGGCGACATCTCAATCGACACGGTTATCAACGGTGATTTCGTTGATTTCGACAAATACGACGGCATCAAACCGTTCACCAAAAACGGAAGAACGCTCGCTCCTATCCGTGCGGTATCCGAAACGTTCGGCGCATCGGTTGAATGGAACGAAAACGACCAAAGTGTGACAATCACCAAAGGCGGCACGGTTATAAAAATGACAGTCGGAAGCGTTGAGGCAGAGGTAAACGGCGAGAAAATCACACTTGACACAGCTCCCGAATTTTCGAGCGAACGCACGGTTGTTCCCGTAAGATTCATTGCCGAAAGCTTTGGTTTAAACGTTGACTGGGACGAGGAAAGCGGTACGGTAATAATCGAGTAG
- a CDS encoding branched-chain amino acid transporter permease, with protein sequence MTLTQKIITVALIVLGTALTRFLPFMLFPAGKETPKYIKYLGSVLPSAVFGLLLVYSLKNISFISGSHGIPEMIAVAFTAVLHLWKRQMLISIAGGTILYMILIQFVF encoded by the coding sequence GTGACATTAACACAAAAAATTATCACCGTTGCGCTTATTGTTCTCGGCACGGCGCTCACGCGTTTTCTGCCGTTTATGCTGTTTCCGGCAGGCAAGGAAACCCCGAAATACATAAAATATCTCGGCAGTGTTTTGCCGAGTGCGGTTTTCGGTCTTTTGCTGGTTTACAGCCTTAAAAACATCAGTTTTATAAGCGGTTCGCACGGCATACCCGAAATGATTGCGGTTGCGTTTACCGCGGTTTTGCACCTTTGGAAAAGACAAATGCTTATTTCCATCGCCGGCGGAACGATTTTGTATATGATACTTATTCAGTTTGTATTTTAA
- a CDS encoding AzlC family ABC transporter permease — translation MAHTKFKDIKKAFKSAFPHTIPILAGFLFLGFAYGVLMNVSGFSFVYPLLMSITILAGSMEFVAVNILLGAFNPVQTFLLTLMINARHLFYGLSMLDKFKNTGLKKLYLIFGMCDETFSINFTALIPNGIDKGWFMFFVTLLNHLYWVTGSVLGGILGSFITFDTDGISFVMTSMFAVIFLEQFLNEKNHLPSYAGLAISALCLLIFGADNFIIPSMAAILAILTFLRNHIEKGGDAQ, via the coding sequence ATGGCACATACAAAGTTCAAGGACATCAAAAAAGCTTTTAAATCCGCATTTCCGCACACCATTCCCATTCTTGCAGGGTTTTTGTTCCTCGGATTTGCATACGGAGTTTTAATGAACGTTTCGGGATTTAGCTTTGTCTATCCCCTGCTTATGAGCATAACCATTCTTGCAGGCTCGATGGAATTTGTCGCGGTAAACATTCTGCTCGGCGCGTTCAATCCCGTTCAGACGTTTCTTCTCACGCTGATGATAAACGCGCGCCACTTGTTTTACGGACTTTCAATGCTTGACAAATTTAAAAACACAGGTTTAAAAAAACTTTATCTTATCTTCGGAATGTGCGACGAAACCTTTTCGATAAATTTCACCGCGCTTATTCCGAACGGCATTGACAAAGGCTGGTTTATGTTTTTTGTCACGCTCCTAAACCACCTTTACTGGGTTACAGGCTCGGTGCTCGGCGGAATTTTAGGCTCGTTTATCACCTTTGACACCGACGGCATAAGCTTTGTTATGACATCAATGTTCGCGGTGATTTTCCTCGAACAGTTCTTAAACGAGAAAAATCATCTTCCGTCGTACGCGGGACTTGCGATTTCCGCATTGTGCCTTTTGATTTTCGGCGCGGATAATTTCATCATTCCGTCAATGGCGGCAATACTTGCAATACTCACATTTTTGCGAAATCACATCGAAAAAGGCGGTGACGCACAGTGA
- a CDS encoding 6-phosphofructokinase, with amino-acid sequence MTKANAVIGQSGGPTCAINATLAGVIDALLKSKKISKIFGTVNGINGILSGNLKELNKIFENKENLSLLKNTPSSYLGSCRFKLPEFEENSEIYEDIFASLKKHNIKYFFYIGGNDSMDTVMKLNAYAKKFDKGVTVMGIPKTIDNDLFGTDHCPGFGSAAKYVAASVAEIARDAYCYFVDSVTIVEIMGRNAGFLTAASALARSENLCAPDLIYLPEHQFDVNEFLSDVKDKIKKHKNVIVAVSEGIKNKDGVYVAAASDVLQNDKFGHAQLGGAAKTLENIVKTEIGCKCRSVEINVLQRAASHFASKTDLAESFKIGKTAVSYALRGVSGEMMIFERENGENYKIKISSMDINLIANKEKTLPENFINARGNDVTKAFINYARPLILGEEKIKTKDGIPVHLVLKR; translated from the coding sequence GTGACAAAAGCCAACGCAGTTATAGGTCAGTCGGGCGGTCCGACTTGCGCCATCAACGCAACTCTTGCAGGCGTTATCGACGCACTGCTCAAATCGAAAAAAATCAGCAAAATTTTCGGCACGGTAAACGGAATTAACGGCATTTTAAGCGGAAATCTAAAAGAGCTTAACAAAATTTTCGAGAACAAAGAAAATTTATCGCTTTTAAAAAACACGCCGTCGTCGTATCTCGGTTCATGCCGTTTTAAGCTTCCCGAATTTGAAGAAAATTCGGAAATTTACGAGGACATTTTCGCCTCACTCAAAAAGCATAACATAAAATATTTTTTCTATATCGGCGGAAACGACTCTATGGATACCGTTATGAAACTTAACGCGTATGCAAAAAAGTTTGACAAGGGCGTAACCGTTATGGGAATACCAAAAACCATTGACAACGACCTGTTCGGCACAGACCACTGCCCCGGTTTCGGCAGTGCGGCAAAATACGTTGCCGCATCGGTTGCGGAAATCGCGCGCGACGCATACTGCTATTTTGTGGACAGCGTTACAATAGTTGAAATTATGGGCAGAAACGCAGGCTTTCTCACCGCGGCGTCCGCGCTTGCGAGAAGTGAAAACCTATGCGCGCCCGACCTTATATATCTTCCCGAGCACCAGTTTGACGTAAACGAATTTTTAAGCGACGTCAAAGACAAAATCAAAAAGCACAAAAATGTTATCGTCGCGGTGTCGGAGGGAATTAAAAACAAGGACGGAGTTTATGTTGCCGCCGCGTCCGATGTTTTGCAGAACGACAAATTCGGTCACGCCCAGCTCGGCGGTGCGGCAAAAACGCTTGAAAATATTGTTAAAACCGAAATCGGCTGTAAATGCAGAAGCGTTGAAATAAACGTTCTCCAGCGCGCCGCGTCGCATTTTGCGTCCAAAACCGACCTTGCGGAGTCGTTCAAAATAGGCAAAACCGCGGTTTCATACGCACTGCGCGGTGTAAGCGGTGAAATGATGATTTTTGAGCGCGAAAACGGCGAAAACTACAAAATCAAAATTTCGTCAATGGACATAAACCTTATTGCAAACAAGGAAAAAACACTCCCCGAAAACTTTATAAACGCGCGCGGAAACGACGTTACAAAAGCATTTATAAACTACGCGCGTCCGCTTATTTTGGGCGAGGAAAAAATCAAAACAAAGGACGGAATACCTGTTCATCTTGTGTTAAAAAGATAA